In Phreatobacter stygius, a genomic segment contains:
- a CDS encoding Lrp/AsnC ligand binding domain-containing protein, producing MIPFFVQIKCQLGKSYEVAAQLADREIASEIYSTAGNFDLLVKFYVETGVDIGHFVNEKVQIIPGIQDTHTIITFKAF from the coding sequence ATGATCCCCTTTTTCGTCCAGATCAAATGCCAGCTCGGCAAGTCCTACGAGGTCGCCGCCCAGCTCGCCGACCGCGAGATCGCGTCCGAGATCTATTCGACCGCCGGCAATTTCGACCTGCTGGTGAAGTTTTATGTCGAGACCGGCGTCGACATCGGCCATTTCGTCAATGAGAAGGTGCAGATCATTCCGGGCATCCAGGACACCCACACGATCATCACCTTCAAGGCGTTCTGA
- a CDS encoding SDR family oxidoreductase — translation MTEHAAVHGDLLPRDLFARRTVFVTGGGSGINFGIAQAFARHGAAVAICGRSPERLDGARVALEALGGKVFARTADVRDAGQLKAAIDGAGETLGDIGVLVCGAAGNFLSPAETLSPNGFRTVVDIDLCGSFNAARLAFDQLKRSRGSVVFITAPMAHMAHAYQAHVGAAKAGVEMLMKNLALEWGPFGIRSNSVVPGLVGDTEGLRRISAPGDHARYLDHIPLRRMGLVEDVAQAAVFLASPLATYITGTSLAVDGGQGLPGSAFFNANGADLLAANPRA, via the coding sequence ATGACCGAGCACGCAGCGGTTCACGGCGACCTGCTGCCGCGCGATCTGTTCGCGCGCCGGACGGTGTTCGTCACCGGCGGCGGCAGCGGCATCAATTTCGGCATCGCCCAGGCCTTCGCGCGGCACGGCGCGGCGGTCGCCATTTGCGGCCGCTCGCCGGAGCGGCTGGACGGCGCCCGGGTCGCCCTCGAAGCGCTCGGCGGAAAGGTCTTCGCCAGGACCGCCGATGTGCGCGATGCCGGCCAGCTGAAGGCCGCCATCGACGGCGCCGGCGAGACGCTCGGCGATATCGGCGTGCTGGTCTGCGGGGCGGCCGGCAATTTTCTCAGCCCCGCCGAGACGCTGTCACCGAACGGCTTTCGCACCGTCGTCGACATCGACCTCTGCGGCTCGTTCAATGCCGCGCGCCTGGCCTTCGACCAGTTGAAGCGCAGCCGCGGCTCGGTGGTCTTCATCACCGCGCCGATGGCCCACATGGCGCATGCCTATCAGGCCCATGTCGGCGCCGCCAAGGCGGGCGTCGAGATGCTGATGAAAAACCTGGCGCTGGAATGGGGGCCTTTCGGCATCCGGTCGAACAGCGTCGTTCCGGGCCTGGTCGGCGACACCGAAGGGCTGCGGCGCATTTCCGCCCCGGGCGACCATGCGCGTTATCTCGACCACATCCCGCTGCGGCGCATGGGCCTGGTCGAGGATGTCGCCCAGGCGGCGGTCTTCCTGGCCTCGCCTTTGGCGACCTATATCACCGGCACGTCGCTTGCGGTCGACGGCGGCCAGGGGCTGCCGGGCTCGGCCTTCTTCAACGCCAACGGCGCCGACCTCCTGGCCGCCAACCCGCGCGCCTGA